The following are from one region of the Capsicum annuum cultivar UCD-10X-F1 chromosome 1, UCD10Xv1.1, whole genome shotgun sequence genome:
- the LOC107857306 gene encoding defensin-like protein 1, which yields MAKSQFQYAAFLALFVFFLIVSTDMQVAESRNSRSNIGCEKSSVTWSGPCFDTDGCNNQCINWEHAIHGACHMDWLGPACYCYFC from the exons ATGGCTAAGTCTCAATTTCAGTATGCTGCTTTTCTTGCTCTCTTCGTTTTCTTCCTCATTGTATCAACTG ATATGCAAGTAGCAgaatcaaggaattcaagatCAAATATTGGTTGTGAAAAGTCGAGCGTGACATGGTCGGGGCCTTGCTTTGACACAGATGGATGTAACAACCAATGCATTAATTGGGAGCATGCTATTCATGGAGCTTGTCACATGGATTGGCTTGGTCCCGCCTGCTACTGCTACTTCTGCTGA